A single window of Pseudarthrobacter defluvii DNA harbors:
- a CDS encoding spore photoproduct lyase family protein has product MEFDRLLQIRRIYAQPAALELPRGQEIVARWPDADVVPVDNHWNIPDVHGDETNVPRWSRIKTEALVLGVKKSLAVKPNGRSADFIAPSTANGCAMACAYCYVPRHKGYSNPVTVFANIDQIAATLERHATRQGLKLEPNQCDPELWVYDIGENSDCSVDAMISDNVEELVALFRELPNAKLSFATKFVNPAMLAWDHGGHTRIRFSLMPADLAKSIDVRTSPVAERMAAINDFVDAGYEVHVNFSPVIITDTWLADWEGLLRQLDATLTPTAKAQLAAEVIFLTHNEQLHEVNLGWHPQAENVLWRPDLQESKTSSNGFNNVRYRSRAKAGYVRQLTRLIEDIAPYCRIRYAF; this is encoded by the coding sequence ATGGAATTTGATCGGCTGCTCCAGATCAGGCGTATTTACGCACAGCCAGCCGCCTTGGAGCTGCCCCGTGGCCAGGAGATCGTTGCGCGCTGGCCGGATGCCGACGTCGTGCCTGTGGACAACCACTGGAACATCCCGGACGTGCACGGTGACGAAACCAATGTGCCGCGCTGGTCGCGGATCAAAACGGAGGCTCTGGTCCTCGGGGTCAAAAAGTCACTGGCCGTCAAGCCGAACGGTCGTTCGGCGGACTTCATTGCGCCCTCAACGGCCAACGGCTGCGCCATGGCGTGCGCCTACTGCTACGTGCCGCGGCACAAGGGCTACAGCAATCCTGTTACGGTGTTCGCCAATATCGACCAGATCGCGGCGACGCTCGAGCGGCACGCAACGCGCCAGGGGCTGAAGCTGGAGCCCAACCAGTGCGATCCCGAGCTGTGGGTTTATGACATCGGCGAGAACAGCGACTGCTCCGTCGACGCCATGATCAGTGACAACGTCGAGGAGCTCGTTGCGCTCTTCCGCGAGCTGCCAAATGCCAAGCTCTCCTTTGCCACCAAGTTCGTCAATCCGGCGATGCTGGCGTGGGACCACGGCGGCCACACCCGGATCCGCTTCTCCCTGATGCCGGCGGACCTGGCCAAGTCCATCGACGTCAGGACGTCGCCTGTGGCGGAGAGGATGGCGGCCATCAACGATTTCGTTGATGCCGGCTACGAGGTTCACGTGAACTTCTCCCCCGTCATCATCACCGACACGTGGCTCGCCGACTGGGAGGGACTGCTCCGCCAGCTCGACGCAACACTGACGCCGACAGCCAAGGCCCAACTCGCGGCGGAGGTCATCTTCCTAACCCACAACGAGCAGCTGCACGAGGTCAACCTGGGCTGGCATCCGCAGGCGGAGAATGTCCTGTGGCGTCCCGACCTTCAGGAATCGAAAACCTCGTCCAACGGCTTCAACAACGTCCGCTACCGGTCACGGGCCAAGGCCGGTTACGTGCGCCAGCTGACCCGGCTCATTGAGGACATAGCGCCGTACTGCCGCATCCGCTACGCCTTCTGA